One region of Arvicola amphibius chromosome 3, mArvAmp1.2, whole genome shotgun sequence genomic DNA includes:
- the Smim35 gene encoding small integral membrane protein 35, protein MILGVGLSLLLVSILGYSLAKWYQRGYCWDGPNFVFNLYQIRNLKDLEVGPPFTISGHMSSPDGGYMKFSNERV, encoded by the exons ATGATCCTCGGAGTGGGACTGTCACTGCTGCTTGTGTCCATCCTCGGCTACAGCTTGGCCAAGTGGTACCAGCGTGGATACTGCTGGGATG GGCCTAATTTTGTCTTCAACTTATACCAGATCCG GAACCTGAAGGATTTGGAAGTGGGGCCACCCTTCACCATCAGTGGCCACATGAGCAGTCCAGATGGTGGCTACATGAAGTTCTCCAATGAAAGAGTCTGA